One genomic window of Mucilaginibacter sp. SJ includes the following:
- a CDS encoding TonB-dependent receptor → MKSEQEEPVNAATILIKENLSGTQTDTIGRFIIEKLKPGEYTLIISAVGYEKRFQQVVISKASVNNLSIRLKVSAQSLKEVNVLGKQESHDNLIDFTRTPMPSTVISRKQIEMMGSRRLDEVLKEQTGLAIVNDIGSGARAVGLQLQGFDSGYTMIMIDGQPMTGRNSGNFDLSRITVANIERIEIIKGASSCLFGSEALAGVVNIVTRQNISQSQGLASLRYGSFNTLDATLEGETPFAGGRGSGYISGNYYRTDGFNANPYLSEGKTAPPYDSYTIQGRGRYTLSKMNAINITGRYAARNSVNQTAYSTEPSRDVLVEKDLNASAILNTNFNSGLRLKTQYYLTRYATDQNITNRANSQVIPTNNFVQYLHRGELQASQTYWSTVVLTGGTGIQYETMNNKLYSGAKSQSTAFAYGQADWKLSDELGLTGGVRGEHHSRYGGSFNPSFGVKYQPAKALTLKAAIATGFKTPDFRQLYLNFTNLAGGGYTVLGTDVFSAELQKLQDAGQIATVFANAAKVSTLKPERSVAYSAGFTLQLSANIKADVNGFYNDVRNFINTDQVASKKGGQQVFSYFNIDRAFLTGADVGLSCRVTRGFNVSAGYQLLYAKDRGVIDSIKAGRGNYARVYDTNTGQTRRSKTSDYFGLNNRSRHMANVKFTYEYEPKSITGTFRVNYRGRYGFQEANLPNGFLDPNDTYVSSFFLFNASLQKKLMNNHFSVQLTADNIFNYRDQLMPSQSGRTIMLGLNYRFFKQQ, encoded by the coding sequence GTGAAGAGCGAACAAGAGGAGCCGGTTAATGCAGCTACTATCCTTATCAAAGAAAATTTAAGTGGCACCCAAACCGATACAATTGGCCGTTTTATAATTGAAAAGTTAAAACCAGGCGAATACACCCTGATCATTTCGGCTGTGGGGTATGAAAAGCGCTTTCAGCAGGTTGTTATCAGTAAAGCTTCTGTTAATAATTTAAGTATCCGGCTAAAGGTATCGGCACAAAGCCTTAAAGAGGTAAACGTATTGGGCAAACAAGAGAGCCACGATAACCTGATCGATTTTACCCGTACGCCGATGCCTTCAACAGTGATCAGCCGAAAGCAGATTGAGATGATGGGGAGCCGCCGGTTAGATGAGGTATTGAAGGAGCAAACCGGTTTGGCTATTGTAAATGATATAGGTTCGGGTGCGAGGGCGGTTGGTCTTCAGCTTCAGGGTTTTGATAGCGGCTATACCATGATCATGATAGATGGTCAGCCGATGACCGGCCGTAACTCCGGGAATTTTGACCTGTCGCGGATTACGGTGGCTAATATCGAACGGATTGAGATCATTAAAGGCGCGTCATCATGCCTGTTTGGCAGCGAGGCATTGGCCGGGGTAGTCAATATAGTTACCCGCCAAAATATATCGCAAAGCCAGGGCCTGGCCAGTTTGCGCTACGGTAGCTTTAATACTTTGGATGCAACACTGGAAGGTGAAACACCTTTTGCAGGCGGCAGGGGCTCAGGTTATATATCCGGTAACTATTACCGTACCGATGGCTTTAACGCCAATCCTTACCTGAGCGAAGGTAAAACGGCACCACCTTATGATAGTTATACTATACAAGGCAGGGGCAGGTACACTTTAAGTAAAATGAACGCGATTAATATAACCGGCAGGTATGCGGCGCGTAATTCGGTTAATCAAACTGCTTACAGTACAGAGCCAAGCCGCGATGTTTTGGTTGAAAAGGACCTGAATGCATCGGCTATTTTAAATACAAATTTTAATAGCGGACTGCGTTTAAAAACGCAATATTACCTTACCCGTTACGCTACCGATCAAAACATTACCAACCGGGCCAACAGCCAGGTTATACCTACCAACAACTTTGTGCAATACCTGCATCGCGGCGAATTACAGGCTTCTCAAACCTATTGGAGTACTGTGGTGCTTACAGGTGGTACGGGTATTCAGTACGAAACGATGAATAACAAGCTTTACAGCGGTGCCAAAAGTCAATCAACAGCCTTTGCTTATGGGCAGGCCGACTGGAAACTGAGCGATGAGCTGGGCCTAACCGGTGGTGTGCGGGGCGAACACCATAGCCGTTACGGTGGCAGCTTCAATCCAAGTTTTGGTGTAAAATATCAGCCTGCGAAAGCACTTACCTTAAAGGCGGCTATAGCAACCGGCTTTAAAACGCCGGATTTCAGACAGCTATACCTCAATTTTACCAATTTGGCAGGCGGTGGCTACACCGTTTTAGGAACCGATGTTTTTTCAGCTGAACTTCAGAAACTGCAGGATGCGGGGCAAATAGCAACCGTATTTGCTAATGCAGCCAAAGTGAGCACGCTTAAACCCGAACGCTCTGTGGCCTATAGCGCCGGTTTTACATTACAGCTAAGTGCCAATATAAAGGCGGATGTAAACGGCTTTTATAACGATGTACGCAACTTTATCAATACCGATCAGGTGGCTTCAAAAAAAGGCGGGCAGCAGGTATTCTCTTATTTTAATATCGATCGGGCTTTCCTGACGGGTGCTGATGTTGGTTTGAGCTGTAGAGTAACCCGCGGATTTAATGTGTCGGCAGGTTATCAACTGCTGTATGCAAAAGATAGGGGAGTTATTGATTCGATCAAAGCAGGCAGGGGCAATTATGCCCGGGTATATGATACCAACACAGGCCAAACCCGCCGCTCAAAAACATCCGACTATTTCGGGTTGAATAATCGTTCGCGTCACATGGCCAACGTGAAGTTTACTTATGAGTACGAACCCAAAAGCATCACCGGAACTTTCAGGGTTAACTACCGGGGCAGGTATGGTTTCCAGGAGGCAAACCTGCCCAACGGATTTCTTGATCCAAATGATACCTATGTATCCAGCTTTTTCCTGTTCAATGCATCGCTACAAAAAAAACTGATGAACAATCACTTTTCGGTACAGCTAACCGCCGATAACATCTTTAACTACCGCGACCAACTGATGCCGTCACAAAGCGGGCGTACCATTATGCTTGGCCTTAACTATCGCTTTTTTAAACAGCAATAA
- a CDS encoding HmuY family protein: MMKLISTYKNHYQMLLIALAVVTALSSCTKEQVKPQLQDGSSTVVTDLPGDVGSTINTGFKTFYFSFSTNSKVDSTARQSTLWDLSFGREYNSYIGINNGTNAGSYGFGGAGKGALIVVNQAYDLVKEAPSDADFTGKGVTSVGWDPGNGLGWYFYDLKTHIAVPIKGRTFVLRTAEGKYAKLELVSMYKGAPAVVTDLNWPSPYFTFRYYVQQDGSRNLSTKN, encoded by the coding sequence ATGATGAAACTAATATCAACCTATAAAAACCATTATCAAATGCTGCTCATCGCCCTGGCTGTGGTTACCGCTCTTAGTTCATGCACTAAGGAGCAGGTAAAACCACAGCTTCAGGATGGCAGCAGTACAGTAGTTACCGATTTGCCCGGCGATGTTGGCAGCACCATTAATACGGGCTTTAAAACTTTCTATTTCAGCTTTTCTACCAATAGTAAAGTTGATAGTACAGCCAGGCAAAGCACCTTATGGGATCTCTCTTTTGGACGTGAATACAATTCATATATAGGGATTAACAACGGTACCAACGCGGGAAGCTACGGATTTGGTGGGGCTGGAAAAGGGGCTTTAATTGTTGTTAACCAGGCTTACGATCTTGTTAAGGAAGCACCATCTGATGCCGATTTCACAGGCAAAGGCGTAACCTCGGTTGGCTGGGATCCCGGAAATGGATTGGGATGGTATTTCTACGATCTTAAAACACACATAGCTGTCCCCATAAAAGGCCGAACCTTTGTATTGCGCACTGCCGAAGGTAAATACGCCAAGCTTGAACTGGTGAGCATGTACAAAGGAGCACCCGCTGTAGTAACCGATTTAAACTGGCCTTCGCCTTATTTCACTTTCCGCTATTATGTTCAACAGGATGGCAGCAGGAATCTATCAACCAAAAATTAA
- a CDS encoding HmuY family protein has translation MKIINIFQKRTSTSILMLAMLALTFIACKKNDAVTPDPTPGTPTRDADKVPYYKLQRVENLAAQTDDQNPTTPKTEILFSLDYKKEQPAGYAKTSFWDISLSGLYNSFLGGNNNTDATNSGYQGPGKGGITIVQQAFEDVTAIPATADFKTGKGLIGTDDKGSFGTGTGWYLYDFGGTVVGDGSTTKVHVAYALGNSLKLADGSTLAARTIIVKTASGDYAKIKMISCYKDVFTPDQMFTDTPHMYFTFEYVIVPAGSTKFEIK, from the coding sequence ATGAAAATCATAAATATATTTCAAAAGCGTACATCTACAAGTATTTTAATGCTTGCTATGTTGGCATTGACCTTTATTGCATGCAAAAAAAATGATGCAGTAACTCCTGATCCCACACCTGGTACCCCAACAAGGGATGCCGACAAAGTGCCTTACTACAAATTGCAGCGGGTTGAAAACCTGGCAGCACAAACCGACGATCAAAACCCTACAACGCCTAAAACAGAAATCCTTTTTAGCCTTGATTACAAAAAAGAACAGCCTGCAGGCTACGCTAAAACTTCATTTTGGGATATCTCATTAAGTGGGCTTTATAACAGCTTTTTGGGTGGCAACAACAATACAGATGCAACCAACAGCGGTTACCAGGGCCCGGGCAAAGGCGGGATTACCATTGTTCAACAGGCTTTTGAGGATGTAACCGCTATCCCGGCAACTGCCGACTTTAAAACAGGTAAAGGCCTGATTGGTACAGATGATAAGGGAAGCTTCGGTACAGGCACCGGGTGGTATCTGTATGATTTTGGCGGAACTGTGGTTGGCGATGGCAGCACTACCAAGGTACATGTGGCTTATGCGCTGGGTAATTCGCTTAAGCTGGCCGACGGTAGTACGCTGGCTGCACGAACCATCATTGTTAAAACTGCTTCGGGCGATTATGCAAAGATCAAAATGATCAGCTGCTACAAGGATGTTTTTACCCCCGACCAGATGTTTACCGATACCCCGCACATGTACTTCACTTTTGAATATGTAATTGTACCTGCCGGAAGTACAAAATTTGAGATCAAATAG
- a CDS encoding S41 family peptidase yields MRILKALEIIVLAAGLSACTKSAVIAPEFPVSPTTGTRTQFTLDSIYLYAKQIYLWSDVLPAYAVFNPRRYAVDPLHLNAFNTELFDISQLKVNPQTGFKYEKPITPGSPKYSFLTELDSNGSLAAVGAPVLDAVLKDTVLRKNVAYVALGSFPGLNTCKDKLDAAFAKLKAANPVQLVVDLRYNGGGFVETAEYVANLIAPSSLNGKVMFSEQYNALLQASGATILKNQTYYDANGNTVIYKGRTATLADVDYTEAGNTHHFKKQSGMETVKEIYFITSVATASASELLISALKPYFNVKLVGSTTYGKPVGFFPVKIDVYNVYLSGFLIRNARGWSDYFQGIPADIEITPEDSPALGDPNEACLSAVLELINGASLSTVQQQANNKTVQITSIVKSSPAGTIIKPDGMIENRLKLKNN; encoded by the coding sequence ATGCGGATATTAAAAGCTCTCGAAATTATAGTACTTGCTGCCGGTTTGTCGGCATGCACGAAAAGTGCTGTTATTGCTCCTGAGTTTCCTGTTTCGCCAACCACAGGTACCCGCACCCAGTTTACACTTGATTCTATTTATCTGTATGCCAAACAAATTTACCTGTGGAGTGATGTATTGCCTGCATATGCAGTTTTTAACCCAAGGAGATACGCTGTAGATCCTTTGCATCTTAATGCGTTTAACACCGAACTTTTTGACATATCGCAATTAAAAGTTAACCCGCAAACCGGCTTTAAATATGAGAAGCCGATAACCCCGGGTTCGCCAAAATATTCGTTCCTTACGGAGCTTGACAGTAACGGTTCGCTGGCTGCCGTCGGGGCTCCGGTATTGGATGCTGTGTTAAAGGATACGGTACTGCGCAAAAACGTTGCCTATGTTGCCTTAGGCTCGTTTCCCGGATTAAATACCTGTAAGGATAAGCTTGATGCCGCGTTCGCTAAGCTTAAGGCCGCTAACCCTGTGCAGCTGGTAGTTGACCTGAGGTACAACGGCGGCGGTTTTGTTGAAACAGCCGAATACGTTGCCAACTTGATAGCTCCGTCATCATTAAACGGAAAGGTGATGTTTTCTGAACAATATAATGCCTTGCTACAGGCATCAGGCGCTACTATACTTAAAAATCAAACCTACTATGACGCCAACGGCAATACGGTAATTTACAAAGGCCGTACGGCTACCCTGGCCGATGTTGACTATACCGAAGCCGGAAATACGCATCATTTCAAAAAGCAAAGCGGTATGGAAACGGTAAAGGAGATTTATTTCATCACCTCTGTGGCTACAGCTTCAGCAAGTGAGTTGCTCATCAGCGCCCTGAAGCCTTATTTTAATGTGAAGCTTGTGGGCAGTACCACCTATGGAAAGCCCGTTGGTTTTTTCCCGGTTAAGATAGATGTGTACAATGTTTATTTATCAGGCTTCCTGATCCGCAATGCCCGGGGCTGGTCTGATTATTTTCAGGGGATCCCCGCAGATATTGAGATAACACCGGAGGACAGCCCTGCGCTGGGAGACCCTAATGAAGCTTGTTTGAGCGCTGTATTGGAGTTGATCAATGGCGCATCGTTAAGCACAGTACAACAACAGGCAAATAATAAAACAGTACAAATAACTTCCATAGTTAAATCAAGTCCGGCTGGTACCATAATAAAACCTGACGGAATGATAGAGAACAGATTAAAACTAAAGAATAATTAA
- a CDS encoding biliverdin-producing heme oxygenase, with translation MLSTTIKEATKEAHQQLEKKVVQKLKAIRSNQDYADLLRYFYAYFSHLEKVIAPFITIDILPDYAQRRNSSFLKSDIEALGGDINNLPETSVPEINNVIQALGALYVMEGSIMGGSIIVQMLAKGGITEGVSFFSGYGPATGQMWGTFISVLNAIAANDEEEAIAVHTANDTFNHFAAVFAETEQPING, from the coding sequence ATGCTAAGCACTACAATTAAAGAAGCCACCAAAGAAGCCCATCAGCAATTAGAGAAAAAAGTAGTACAGAAATTAAAGGCGATCCGCAGTAACCAGGATTATGCCGATTTACTGAGATATTTTTATGCCTACTTCAGTCACCTGGAGAAAGTAATTGCGCCTTTTATTACCATTGATATTTTACCGGATTATGCACAACGCAGAAATTCATCATTCCTTAAAAGCGATATAGAAGCATTGGGTGGAGATATTAATAACCTGCCGGAAACCAGCGTTCCCGAAATCAATAACGTTATCCAGGCGCTTGGCGCTTTGTACGTAATGGAAGGCTCCATCATGGGCGGAAGCATTATTGTGCAGATGCTGGCCAAAGGAGGCATTACCGAAGGCGTTTCTTTTTTTTCAGGTTACGGACCCGCAACCGGCCAAATGTGGGGCACTTTTATTTCGGTGTTGAATGCAATTGCTGCTAACGATGAAGAAGAAGCAATTGCTGTGCATACCGCGAATGATACATTTAATCACTTTGCTGCCGTGTTTGCCGAAACAGAACAGCCGATTAACGGATAA
- a CDS encoding helix-turn-helix transcriptional regulator: MKIKSKIEGFDEWLFIEELPDAYSPGSQLSEKHISIKREPVKKLFYYQLSSGGLFLLHSNMQFNEQVHILSQVEGETITSQFIFYESGSTPPKLLKKSIHGNNRHNIRYIPSSKGKYEVVPDMEYSYFLMVLSKEYYFHLIDRHALIHSAFVSAIMEGKYTSLAAQDLAVTPEMKRVITDICECKKTGELKKFYTESKVLELLMLQLEQMQKKGEDENSLQIKTDDLEKLYHAKELLDKVYVNPPTIKKLSRLISLNEFKLKQGFKAYYGTTIYGYITRLRMETAKKMIIDDHKSIGEVAHAIGFKHQAHLTSAFKKYYGILPSEVKLMA; this comes from the coding sequence ATGAAGATAAAGTCGAAGATTGAAGGTTTTGATGAATGGTTGTTTATTGAGGAACTGCCCGACGCTTATTCGCCCGGTTCACAGCTTTCAGAAAAACATATCTCGATAAAACGCGAACCTGTAAAAAAACTATTTTATTATCAGCTAAGCTCGGGTGGGTTGTTTTTGCTTCATTCCAATATGCAGTTTAATGAACAAGTACACATCTTATCGCAAGTAGAAGGCGAAACCATTACCTCGCAATTTATATTTTATGAATCGGGTAGCACGCCTCCAAAATTGTTAAAGAAAAGCATTCATGGCAATAACCGACACAATATTCGCTACATACCATCATCAAAAGGCAAATATGAAGTTGTGCCCGATATGGAGTATAGTTATTTTTTAATGGTGCTTTCCAAAGAGTATTATTTTCATTTGATCGACAGGCACGCCCTTATCCATTCAGCATTTGTATCGGCCATTATGGAGGGTAAATACACCTCGCTTGCCGCACAGGACCTGGCCGTAACTCCCGAAATGAAAAGGGTGATCACCGATATCTGCGAATGCAAAAAAACAGGCGAACTTAAAAAGTTCTACACCGAATCGAAAGTGCTTGAGTTACTGATGCTGCAGCTTGAGCAAATGCAGAAGAAAGGGGAGGACGAAAACAGTTTGCAGATAAAAACCGATGACCTTGAAAAGCTATACCATGCAAAAGAATTACTGGATAAAGTTTATGTTAACCCGCCAACCATAAAAAAACTATCAAGGCTCATCAGCCTGAACGAGTTTAAACTGAAGCAGGGTTTTAAAGCTTATTATGGCACCACAATTTATGGATACATCACAAGATTAAGGATGGAAACCGCCAAAAAAATGATCATTGATGATCACAAGAGTATCGGCGAGGTAGCCCATGCTATCGGTTTTAAACACCAGGCGCACTTAACAAGTGCCTTCAAAAAATATTACGGCATTTTGCCCAGCGAGGTAAAATTAATGGCATAA
- a CDS encoding CPBP family intramembrane glutamic endopeptidase yields MKTIICNFPAWLKVFLYFVLLTAARFVADAVPALNDLSFYLSVSLLLSWLFLWAEGRTLKTLNFIPVCSSNWVQLLCGTVGGILMLIVTAIITVYLTGDQWHFNSSPDIMFLLMCFLANLWSVFVQEFAFRGYPFQTLNSHYGAWKAQLIIAIPFGLMHVNSTMDMQTILMAMLTTGLGSVLFGMAYLYTRNLALPIGLHVGWNYAQALIPRTAGPAGRTIITVDGDPKHYSSLYIIGPYLGVVLCTMAVLWLLKQRMRISTAPLTSSPQSI; encoded by the coding sequence ATGAAAACCATCATTTGTAATTTCCCGGCATGGCTAAAAGTATTTCTTTATTTTGTTTTGCTTACCGCCGCCAGGTTCGTCGCAGACGCTGTTCCCGCATTAAATGATCTGTCCTTTTATCTGTCAGTCTCATTGCTATTAAGCTGGCTGTTTCTATGGGCAGAAGGGAGAACACTAAAGACGCTAAATTTTATTCCGGTGTGTAGCAGCAATTGGGTTCAGTTACTATGCGGAACCGTGGGCGGCATTTTAATGTTAATCGTCACGGCTATTATAACGGTTTACCTCACCGGCGACCAATGGCATTTCAACTCGTCGCCTGACATCATGTTCCTGCTGATGTGCTTTCTGGCAAACCTGTGGTCGGTGTTTGTGCAGGAATTTGCTTTTCGCGGATATCCTTTCCAGACGCTGAACAGCCACTATGGAGCCTGGAAAGCACAGCTCATCATTGCGATACCTTTTGGTTTGATGCATGTAAACAGTACAATGGACATGCAAACTATTTTGATGGCTATGTTGACGACAGGGCTGGGATCGGTTTTGTTTGGGATGGCTTATCTATATACCCGCAATTTAGCTTTGCCAATAGGTTTGCACGTAGGATGGAACTATGCCCAGGCGTTGATCCCCCGAACAGCAGGCCCTGCAGGGAGGACGATTATCACGGTGGATGGTGATCCTAAACATTATAGTTCGCTATACATAATCGGCCCATATTTGGGTGTTGTCTTATGTACAATGGCAGTTTTGTGGTTACTTAAACAAAGAATGAGGATAAGCACGGCACCCTTAACTTCATCTCCTCAATCCATTTAA
- a CDS encoding CPBP family intramembrane glutamic endopeptidase, which produces MKVILQTLLFYVLTVFVFILSDLWAKGLGEKYASHIAMATAALFTFLLVIIFCRLRAIPLTEAGTVPDNGSPGRIITGFLAGLLMSCLQPGVLMIMGYMKLQFNAFDLHVIGLHMLLFTLISCREELVFRSYALRSLADRFGARSAQLFIAALFVFEHIWGGMNWWMALIGSGTGALLFGYAALKSKGIGLPLGLHTAWNMGQWCWGGKGDAGIFTQRITAGREALSEVIGLSVFVGAALFAGLAITYYYKRSVQSR; this is translated from the coding sequence ATGAAGGTTATCTTGCAAACTTTACTGTTCTACGTTTTGACAGTATTCGTATTTATCTTATCCGATCTTTGGGCTAAAGGTTTGGGAGAGAAATATGCCTCGCATATCGCAATGGCAACCGCCGCGCTTTTTACCTTTTTATTGGTGATCATATTTTGCAGGTTGCGGGCCATACCGCTAACCGAAGCAGGTACTGTTCCTGACAACGGAAGCCCGGGCCGTATAATTACCGGATTTCTCGCCGGGCTGCTGATGTCATGCCTGCAACCGGGCGTACTGATGATTATGGGTTATATGAAGCTTCAATTTAACGCCTTTGATCTGCATGTTATCGGTCTGCATATGCTGCTTTTTACGTTGATCTCCTGCCGCGAAGAACTCGTGTTCAGGTCTTATGCTTTACGTAGTCTTGCTGACCGCTTCGGAGCACGTTCAGCACAATTGTTCATTGCCGCTTTGTTTGTTTTTGAGCACATTTGGGGAGGAATGAACTGGTGGATGGCGTTGATCGGTTCAGGAACCGGGGCCTTGCTATTTGGCTATGCGGCTCTTAAAAGTAAAGGAATTGGACTTCCGCTTGGCCTGCATACAGCGTGGAATATGGGACAGTGGTGCTGGGGAGGCAAAGGTGATGCTGGCATCTTTACCCAAAGGATCACGGCGGGCAGGGAAGCGTTATCTGAAGTTATAGGCTTGTCCGTTTTTGTCGGTGCCGCGCTATTTGCCGGTTTGGCCATCACTTATTATTACAAACGATCGGTTCAATCACGATAG
- a CDS encoding sensor histidine kinase yields MFQSFALYTSRPGYRKMVHLLFWLVLLIVRLYLTLITFNVYSGLSFSIVFLLNLNSTLLIAAVFYLMTGPLWKLLQRRQYFHFTFCFFGLLCGYTLIEAVAEQALLRTCSGCLLSLQKGQPQYFALVQSGLINIVLKRLLSLGTPFGLLLTLSIPLCLKLAVNAWRSQLKALQLAKDNLELEFNFLKAQLNPHFLFNSMNNIYGLILQGNQERSAGLVARLSEMLRYMLYESNEAFMPLQSEIKLIQNYIELEKVRLNDTGVIVNIAVDSMTYEIPPLLLMPLVENAFKFSPDEPGARIHFFLDVTDGRLRFTSDNVVDHRERMQQNGGIGLGNLKKRLEMYYPGKYWYEDNFADGVYNTILSIELT; encoded by the coding sequence ATGTTTCAAAGCTTTGCTCTATACACCTCCCGGCCCGGGTACCGCAAAATGGTGCACCTTTTGTTCTGGCTTGTACTGCTTATAGTTCGGCTATACCTCACGCTGATTACCTTCAACGTTTACAGCGGTTTGTCTTTTAGTATTGTTTTCCTGCTGAACCTAAACAGCACTTTGCTTATCGCGGCTGTATTTTATCTGATGACGGGTCCGCTATGGAAGCTATTGCAGCGGAGGCAATATTTTCACTTTACTTTCTGTTTTTTTGGTTTGTTATGCGGATACACATTGATCGAGGCGGTAGCGGAGCAGGCTTTGCTCAGGACCTGTTCCGGCTGCTTGCTCAGTTTGCAGAAAGGTCAGCCGCAATATTTCGCCCTGGTACAATCCGGTCTCATTAACATTGTGCTGAAGCGCCTGCTTAGCCTGGGCACCCCATTTGGCCTTTTGCTGACGCTGAGTATTCCGTTATGCCTGAAGCTGGCGGTTAACGCCTGGCGATCGCAACTAAAAGCTTTACAGCTTGCAAAAGACAACCTGGAACTGGAATTTAACTTTCTGAAAGCGCAGCTCAATCCCCACTTCTTATTCAATTCGATGAATAACATTTACGGCTTGATACTGCAAGGTAACCAGGAACGGTCTGCCGGATTGGTCGCTCGCTTGTCTGAGATGCTGCGCTATATGCTTTATGAATCCAATGAAGCATTTATGCCTTTGCAAAGCGAGATCAAGCTGATACAAAATTACATAGAGCTGGAAAAAGTGCGCCTGAATGATACCGGGGTCATAGTAAACATCGCTGTGGATTCCATGACATATGAAATACCGCCGCTTTTACTCATGCCGCTGGTTGAAAACGCGTTCAAGTTTTCTCCTGATGAACCGGGAGCCCGTATTCATTTCTTTCTGGATGTCACTGACGGCCGTTTGCGTTTTACATCTGACAATGTAGTAGACCATCGGGAACGGATGCAGCAAAACGGAGGTATAGGGCTGGGCAACCTTAAAAAGCGTTTAGAAATGTATTACCCCGGCAAGTATTGGTACGAAGATAATTTTGCTGACGGTGTTTATAACACCATCTTATCTATTGAGCTGACATGA
- a CDS encoding LytR/AlgR family response regulator transcription factor, with protein sequence MKKLSCLIVEDEPIARSILETYIERLPEIALIKSCRNANEAYEALYEHAVDLIFLDIKMPVITGIEFFRSLPNPPLVIFTTAYSSYAVEGFELNSVDYLMKPITFERFNQAVRRAQERLVSHQPELDPPPYIFLRQDTRLVKVNFDEISYVQAERDFCSVYLCNGKRLLAGMHLKILEERLPAKRFMRVHRSYIINLDKITSIKGNVIEFGTTEVPIGNSYRELVFKVLRLS encoded by the coding sequence ATGAAAAAACTGAGTTGCCTCATCGTTGAAGATGAACCCATTGCAAGAAGTATATTGGAAACGTATATCGAACGCCTGCCGGAAATTGCTTTGATAAAAAGCTGCCGCAATGCGAATGAGGCTTACGAGGCGCTTTATGAACATGCTGTCGATCTGATTTTCCTGGACATCAAAATGCCCGTAATTACCGGAATAGAGTTTTTTCGTTCATTACCTAATCCGCCGCTGGTTATTTTTACCACTGCTTATTCCAGTTATGCTGTTGAGGGTTTTGAACTAAATTCTGTGGACTATCTGATGAAGCCGATCACTTTTGAACGGTTTAACCAGGCCGTGCGGCGGGCGCAGGAGCGGTTGGTCTCGCATCAACCAGAATTGGATCCGCCCCCGTATATCTTTCTCAGGCAGGATACCCGCCTGGTAAAAGTGAATTTTGATGAGATCAGTTATGTGCAGGCGGAACGTGACTTTTGCTCTGTTTATCTGTGTAACGGTAAACGGCTACTTGCAGGTATGCATCTGAAAATCCTGGAAGAAAGATTGCCGGCTAAACGATTTATGCGGGTACATCGTTCCTATATCATTAATCTGGACAAGATCACCAGTATTAAAGGTAATGTAATAGAATTCGGAACTACGGAAGTTCCGATAGGGAACAGTTATAGGGAGCTGGTATTTAAAGTATTGCGGTTATCATAA
- a CDS encoding KTSC domain-containing protein codes for MLLTLNGRGNISKTTPKKKARILGFNVMPSTVIQNMDYDLETQVLKISYVSGQTYLYKNVPEKVYKELKSSRVKGRYLHFFVKNKYEFEQISTG; via the coding sequence TTGTTACTCACTTTAAACGGGCGCGGTAATATTTCGAAAACCACTCCGAAGAAGAAAGCGCGGATATTAGGATTCAATGTTATGCCTTCAACCGTCATTCAAAACATGGATTATGATCTGGAAACACAGGTTTTAAAAATCTCCTATGTTTCCGGGCAAACTTATCTGTATAAGAACGTTCCGGAAAAGGTTTATAAGGAACTGAAGTCCTCACGGGTGAAAGGCCGCTATCTGCACTTTTTCGTAAAGAATAAATATGAGTTTGAGCAAATATCAACGGGCTAA